The following proteins are co-located in the Pelagicoccus sp. SDUM812003 genome:
- a CDS encoding EI24 domain-containing protein, whose product MIKPFMRGLGAYKHAHHLVWKEGMWKHLIIPGLLSMLYFPLVIGGLFGGTFFGVQELSELISEKWLPAEVAEWAAWGLSIIVGLLAIYLAFLLYRSVVMIIYAPFIGFISETAEEKFHGSKGPGFTVGGLVYDIYRGTMVSLMTLAISLFLTVVCWLLWLLPVAGAAIYFVGMLIIQAYFAGAGFMDPVLERRRVGIRSSLAHSYRHKWHAMGNGAGFMIMMLVPIVGWFLAPSYGIIAAAVSGVDTMYDDELSRKRSRS is encoded by the coding sequence ATGATCAAACCCTTTATGCGAGGCCTCGGCGCCTACAAGCACGCCCATCATCTGGTCTGGAAGGAAGGCATGTGGAAGCACCTCATCATCCCGGGACTTCTCAGCATGCTGTATTTTCCTTTGGTCATCGGCGGACTGTTCGGAGGCACCTTCTTTGGGGTTCAAGAGCTCAGCGAGCTCATCAGCGAGAAGTGGCTGCCCGCCGAGGTGGCGGAATGGGCGGCCTGGGGGCTGAGCATCATCGTGGGGCTGCTGGCGATCTACCTGGCCTTTCTGCTCTATCGCAGCGTGGTGATGATCATCTACGCCCCGTTCATCGGATTCATCTCAGAGACCGCGGAAGAGAAGTTTCACGGCAGCAAAGGTCCTGGCTTCACTGTCGGAGGACTGGTCTACGACATCTATCGCGGCACCATGGTGAGCCTCATGACCCTCGCCATTTCGCTGTTTCTCACCGTGGTCTGCTGGCTTCTTTGGCTCCTGCCGGTCGCAGGCGCCGCCATCTATTTCGTCGGCATGCTGATCATCCAAGCCTACTTCGCGGGAGCCGGCTTCATGGACCCGGTACTCGAACGTCGCCGCGTCGGCATCCGGTCCAGTCTCGCCCATTCCTATCGACATAAGTGGCATGCCATGGGCAATGGCGCCGGATTCATGATCATGATGCTCGTGCCCATCGTCGGCTGGTTTCTGGCCCCTTCCTACGGAATCATCGCCGCAGCGGTCAGCGGGGTGGACACCATGTACGACGACGAACTGAGTCGAAAGCGTTCGCGTAGTTGA
- a CDS encoding sugar O-acetyltransferase, translating to MERRSEKEKMLAGEFYQAMDPQLSGERLRCRELIHAYNATPPNAFAQRAQLLRELFGGTHKTAYIEPPFRCDYGYNVFVGKAFYANFDCVFLDVNRIEIGEHVKLGPGVHLYTAAHPTDPEDRKAYKEFGKPIRIGANVWIGGGAIVCPGVTIGENAVIGAGSVVTKDIPANVMAAGNPCRVIREL from the coding sequence ATGGAAAGGCGCAGCGAGAAAGAAAAAATGCTAGCGGGGGAGTTCTACCAGGCCATGGATCCGCAGCTTAGCGGCGAACGTCTTCGCTGCCGAGAGCTCATCCACGCCTACAACGCCACTCCTCCAAACGCCTTCGCGCAGCGAGCCCAGCTCCTCAGGGAGCTTTTCGGAGGCACCCACAAGACCGCGTACATCGAGCCGCCGTTTCGCTGCGACTACGGCTACAACGTTTTTGTCGGCAAAGCCTTCTACGCCAATTTCGACTGCGTCTTTCTCGACGTGAATCGCATCGAGATCGGGGAGCATGTGAAGCTGGGCCCCGGGGTTCATCTTTACACGGCTGCCCATCCCACCGATCCCGAAGACCGCAAAGCCTATAAGGAGTTTGGAAAACCGATTCGCATCGGCGCAAACGTATGGATCGGCGGAGGCGCCATCGTTTGCCCCGGCGTCACCATCGGAGAAAACGCCGTGATCGGAGCTGGCAGCGTAGTGACAAAAGACATACCCGCGAACGTTATGGCCGCGGGCAATCCTTGTCGCGTGATTCGCGAACTTTAG
- a CDS encoding KamA family radical SAM protein: MPYTDDRTHWFAGQGLWDDVPEEKWNNWTWQLKNRITTLEQLEELIELTDEERAGAKHANTKLAMAITPYFFNLIDREDPNCPIRRQVIPRDGEMKVGAEEMLDPVGEDGHSPVPGLVHRYPDRVLFLVTDRCAAYCRYCTRSRLVSNAQDYNFHPEFEQGLKYIEEHPEVRDVLLSGGDPLLLSDRKIDYLLGRLRQIEHVEFIRIGSRIPVFLPQRITPELCEIFKKHGPIWMSIHANHPKECTQTLKDACERLSYAGVPLGNQSVLLKDVNDDAEVMKALVHRLVRMRVRPYYIYQCDLITGSAHLRANVCKGIEIMKQLRGHTTGYAVPQFVIDAPGGGGKVPINPQYITKIDDEAIHFKNFEGKLYRYPLKTYGPIESEDDDDCKCDAEEIML; the protein is encoded by the coding sequence ATGCCGTATACTGACGACCGAACGCATTGGTTTGCCGGACAAGGCCTTTGGGATGACGTCCCGGAGGAAAAATGGAACAACTGGACCTGGCAGCTCAAGAACCGCATCACCACGCTCGAGCAGCTGGAAGAGCTGATCGAGCTCACCGACGAGGAGAGAGCGGGGGCCAAGCACGCCAATACCAAGTTGGCCATGGCCATCACCCCGTACTTCTTCAACCTCATCGATCGCGAGGACCCGAACTGCCCGATCCGCCGTCAGGTCATCCCGCGTGACGGCGAGATGAAGGTCGGGGCGGAGGAAATGCTCGATCCGGTCGGAGAGGACGGGCATTCGCCGGTGCCGGGTCTGGTGCACCGCTACCCGGACCGCGTGCTGTTTCTCGTGACCGATCGCTGCGCCGCGTACTGCCGCTACTGCACGCGCAGCCGTCTGGTCAGCAACGCTCAGGATTACAATTTCCACCCGGAGTTCGAGCAGGGACTCAAGTACATCGAGGAGCATCCCGAAGTGCGCGACGTGCTGCTCAGCGGCGGCGATCCGCTGCTGTTGTCCGATCGGAAAATCGATTACTTGCTCGGGCGCCTGCGTCAGATCGAGCACGTGGAGTTCATCCGCATCGGCTCGCGCATACCGGTATTCCTGCCGCAGCGCATCACGCCGGAGCTGTGCGAGATCTTCAAGAAGCACGGTCCCATTTGGATGAGCATCCATGCCAATCATCCGAAGGAATGCACGCAGACCCTGAAAGACGCCTGCGAACGCCTTTCCTACGCCGGGGTTCCGCTGGGAAATCAATCCGTGCTGCTCAAGGACGTGAACGACGACGCGGAGGTGATGAAGGCTCTCGTGCATCGCCTCGTGCGCATGCGCGTGCGGCCGTACTACATCTACCAGTGCGATCTCATCACCGGCAGCGCTCACCTCAGAGCCAACGTGTGCAAAGGCATCGAAATCATGAAGCAGCTACGTGGCCATACCACTGGCTATGCGGTGCCGCAGTTCGTGATCGATGCGCCAGGTGGGGGAGGCAAGGTGCCCATCAATCCGCAGTACATCACCAAGATCGACGACGAAGCGATCCATTTCAAAAACTTCGAAGGCAAGCTCTATCGGTATCCGCTTAAGACCTACGGTCCCATCGAATCTGAGGACGATGACGACTGCAAGTGCGACGCTGAGGAGATCATGCTGTAG
- the carA gene encoding glutamine-hydrolyzing carbamoyl-phosphate synthase small subunit, producing MNDSQIGVLALEDGSVFRGIAFGAKKTVVGEAVFNTSMTGYQEILTDPSYYGQIVTMTAPMIGNYGVNEEDLEAEKPMCSGFVVRELSPISSNWRSTSTLPDYLEKHGIPGLEGIDTRALTKKLREVGAMKCCLSTEDISDEEAVQKAKDWEGIVGADYVKEVTCSAPFVYSPTDLNWPYNPVQSVIRKPARKREIFKIAALDLGAKKSIFRELAFHGFEVHVFPATATAAEIEAINPDGIFLSNGPGDPEPVKYVHETVRALIDKHPIFGICLGHQIITHAIGAKTFKLKFGHRGGNQPVKNLENDFVAITAHNHGFATSAEGLEACGAVITEVNLNDNTISGIRLKDKPVFSVQYHPEAGPGPSDANPNFEKFYQLIAQQKRAAS from the coding sequence ATGAATGACTCCCAGATAGGTGTTCTCGCATTAGAAGACGGATCAGTTTTCCGTGGAATCGCCTTCGGCGCCAAGAAGACAGTTGTCGGTGAAGCGGTTTTCAATACTAGCATGACTGGTTATCAGGAGATCCTTACCGATCCTTCCTACTACGGCCAAATTGTGACCATGACTGCGCCCATGATCGGCAACTACGGCGTCAACGAGGAGGACCTCGAGGCGGAAAAGCCGATGTGCTCCGGATTCGTGGTCCGCGAACTCAGCCCGATCTCCAGCAACTGGCGCTCGACGTCAACCCTGCCGGACTACCTGGAAAAGCATGGCATTCCCGGACTGGAAGGCATCGACACACGGGCCCTGACCAAAAAGCTGCGCGAGGTGGGCGCCATGAAGTGCTGCCTCAGCACGGAAGACATTTCCGACGAGGAAGCGGTGCAGAAAGCCAAGGACTGGGAAGGCATCGTCGGCGCCGACTACGTGAAGGAGGTCACCTGCTCCGCTCCCTTCGTCTACTCGCCCACCGATTTGAACTGGCCCTACAATCCGGTCCAGTCCGTCATCCGCAAGCCTGCTCGCAAGCGCGAGATCTTCAAGATCGCCGCTCTCGACCTCGGAGCCAAGAAATCCATTTTCCGCGAGCTCGCCTTCCACGGCTTCGAAGTGCACGTCTTCCCCGCCACCGCGACCGCGGCGGAAATCGAAGCCATCAACCCGGACGGCATTTTCCTCTCCAACGGTCCCGGCGACCCGGAACCGGTCAAGTACGTGCACGAAACGGTGCGTGCCCTCATCGACAAGCACCCGATCTTCGGCATCTGCCTCGGTCACCAGATCATCACCCACGCCATCGGAGCCAAGACCTTCAAGCTGAAGTTCGGCCACCGCGGCGGCAACCAGCCGGTGAAGAACCTGGAGAACGACTTCGTCGCCATCACCGCCCACAACCACGGCTTCGCCACCTCCGCCGAGGGACTGGAAGCCTGCGGCGCCGTCATCACCGAGGTGAATCTCAACGACAACACCATTTCCGGCATCCGCCTGAAGGACAAGCCGGTGTTCTCGGTGCAGTACCACCCGGAAGCTGGCCCTGGGCCCAGCGACGCCAACCCGAACTTCGAAAAGTTCTACCAGCTCATCGCCCAGCAGAAGCGGGCCGCGAGCTGA
- the kdsB gene encoding 3-deoxy-manno-octulosonate cytidylyltransferase translates to MFAIIAPARLASTRFPEKLLHPILGKPLILWVAERIKQQVPEAEAFFAVDDERLRSVVEKAGFRAIMTSKDHQSGTDRLAEANEQIGADIVVNVQADEPLVAASQIQALRRFIEERAEMATLATPFKTRKDFLDPNQVKVVMGDQGDALYFSRSAIPHYRDGFATFDDQWVANSPVYRHLGLYAYRAEFLKRFCQLPQGKLEAIEKLEQLRALENGVSIKVGLTDEPSIGIDTAEDAKNFAAYLSK, encoded by the coding sequence ATGTTTGCCATCATCGCTCCTGCGCGTCTCGCCTCAACTCGCTTTCCGGAAAAGCTGCTTCACCCGATTTTGGGCAAGCCGCTCATCCTCTGGGTGGCGGAAAGAATCAAGCAACAGGTTCCGGAGGCGGAAGCCTTTTTCGCGGTGGACGACGAGCGACTGCGCTCCGTGGTCGAGAAGGCGGGCTTTCGGGCCATCATGACCAGCAAGGACCACCAGAGCGGCACGGATCGGCTGGCAGAGGCCAACGAACAGATCGGCGCCGACATCGTGGTCAACGTGCAAGCGGACGAGCCGCTGGTGGCGGCCTCGCAGATCCAAGCCTTGCGTCGCTTCATCGAAGAGAGAGCGGAGATGGCGACGCTCGCCACGCCCTTCAAGACGAGAAAGGACTTCCTTGATCCCAATCAGGTGAAGGTGGTGATGGGCGATCAGGGCGACGCCCTGTACTTTTCCCGTTCCGCCATTCCTCACTATCGAGATGGCTTCGCGACCTTCGACGACCAATGGGTGGCTAATTCGCCGGTCTATCGCCATCTAGGGCTCTACGCCTATCGAGCGGAGTTTTTGAAACGGTTCTGCCAGCTGCCGCAGGGAAAGCTGGAGGCGATCGAAAAACTGGAGCAGCTGCGAGCCTTGGAAAACGGAGTTTCCATCAAGGTCGGCCTGACCGACGAGCCATCCATCGGAATCGATACGGCGGAGGATGCGAAAAACTTCGCGGCCTACCTTTCGAAGTAA
- a CDS encoding HPr family phosphocarrier protein: protein MDSANLRSDGNATEKVLTVQNQMGIHARPAAMIVRVTNRFTSEVFFEKDDEQVNGKSIMGLMMLAAGKGSKIKAIANGPDATDVLTELENLFASKFDEK from the coding sequence ATGGACTCCGCAAATCTCAGATCCGACGGCAACGCCACTGAAAAAGTACTCACCGTACAGAATCAGATGGGTATCCACGCCCGGCCGGCCGCAATGATCGTGCGTGTGACCAATCGCTTCACTTCGGAAGTGTTTTTCGAAAAGGACGACGAACAGGTGAACGGCAAATCAATCATGGGACTCATGATGCTGGCCGCCGGCAAGGGCTCCAAGATCAAGGCCATCGCCAATGGACCGGACGCCACCGACGTGCTCACCGAGCTGGAAAACCTCTTCGCCAGCAAGTTCGACGAAAAGTAG
- a CDS encoding cytochrome c3 family protein, whose product MKEPIASPQSGSRRTRVAVIGGIASIMVFAACSISYESYFRPPQIPGASFEGIGSCEECHEEIVKEFDSATHSKLMADGNHAVGVGCEACHGPGSIHNESGGELGTIHNPKADPETCYQCHLDVKGSFNLAHAHPIGDNITCNDCHDPHKGNAVQGGGVAMMGEAETCLQCHQAQAGPFVFEHEATRDGCTVCHSPHGSPSEKLLKTNNQMLCLQCHFQTQTAPDEILIGGRNHASFVSRGTCWTAGCHESVHGSHVNSSLRY is encoded by the coding sequence ATGAAAGAGCCAATCGCTTCTCCCCAAAGCGGCTCGCGAAGAACCAGAGTCGCCGTTATCGGCGGCATCGCCTCCATCATGGTGTTTGCCGCTTGTAGCATCAGCTACGAAAGCTATTTCCGTCCCCCTCAAATCCCCGGAGCGAGTTTCGAAGGCATAGGGAGCTGCGAAGAGTGTCACGAGGAGATCGTGAAGGAATTCGATTCCGCCACCCATTCCAAGCTCATGGCCGACGGGAACCACGCAGTCGGAGTCGGCTGCGAGGCCTGCCACGGACCGGGCAGCATTCACAACGAATCCGGCGGCGAACTCGGCACCATCCACAATCCAAAGGCCGACCCCGAAACCTGCTACCAGTGCCACTTGGACGTGAAAGGCTCCTTCAACCTCGCCCACGCCCACCCCATCGGAGACAACATCACCTGCAACGATTGTCACGATCCGCACAAGGGCAACGCGGTCCAGGGTGGCGGCGTCGCCATGATGGGAGAGGCGGAAACCTGCCTCCAGTGCCACCAGGCGCAGGCCGGGCCTTTCGTCTTCGAGCACGAGGCTACGCGGGATGGCTGCACGGTCTGCCATTCGCCGCACGGCTCGCCGAGCGAGAAGCTGCTCAAGACCAACAACCAGATGCTCTGCCTGCAGTGCCACTTCCAAACGCAGACGGCTCCTGACGAGATCCTGATCGGAGGGCGCAATCACGCCTCCTTTGTTAGCCGCGGCACCTGTTGGACCGCTGGCTGCCACGAATCGGTACACGGCTCGCACGTGAACTCCTCACTCAGGTACTAA
- a CDS encoding cytochrome c — MKRTPYFMLSLAAMIGSSLVADEFDVVAAWEKDCQKCHAEDGSGLTKKGRKLRLKDYRDPEVQAKMSDEEIVKAINEGVKEDGEFTMNAYGEDYTEEEINAFLAYVRSLAK, encoded by the coding sequence ATGAAACGAACACCTTACTTCATGCTTTCGCTCGCCGCCATGATCGGCAGTTCCCTCGTAGCTGACGAATTCGACGTCGTCGCCGCTTGGGAAAAGGACTGCCAAAAATGCCACGCCGAAGACGGAAGCGGCCTCACCAAAAAAGGCCGCAAGCTCCGGCTGAAGGACTACCGGGATCCGGAAGTCCAGGCCAAGATGAGCGACGAGGAAATCGTCAAAGCCATCAACGAAGGCGTCAAAGAGGATGGCGAATTCACTATGAACGCCTACGGAGAAGACTACACCGAAGAGGAAATCAACGCCTTCCTCGCCTACGTGCGCTCCTTAGCGAAGTAG
- a CDS encoding NapC/NirT family cytochrome c produces MPREPNDEKEHGLLLHFRNWLSLAGLIVVGGSFFAFLLLIGFDLVTGGSNPYVGILSYIVAPLFFGFGSLLAFVGWLWSWRKRRDRGVTLTFDLSRLKDRRIFGAFIGAAMVFMFATSMGSYQTYTYTSSNQFCGVLCHSVMEPQYDAYPDDVHAMLNCVDCHVGEGAKGAFKAKWHGIYKLYSLVFDKYPKPLRADPHYLPTTQESCNKCHEDGPDFKDVAKTYHHYLSDDENTPFSVTLRLKLGPERSGNYETNGIHWHAKDDNQIEFTTALENPDVIPWIKVTKSDGSVTEYTFTPDEDAENVPDLNHVSDPKTMDCIDCHSRPAHGFKKPNDLVERALHRGQLSNRIPEIKYIVARALDPDYETSEEAHASITKMLRDELEGPAPAVEQAIDTVNDFYANNVFPHMNADWRAYPDYIGHKDTLGCFRCHDDKHSTFDGSKTLSAKNCHTCHDVISQGEPGNMTFANSPETEFDHPDGSYLGFTCAECHTGGLQLE; encoded by the coding sequence ATGCCTCGCGAACCGAACGACGAAAAAGAGCACGGACTTCTCCTGCACTTCCGCAATTGGCTCAGTCTCGCAGGCCTCATCGTCGTCGGAGGCAGCTTCTTCGCCTTCCTACTGCTGATCGGCTTCGATCTCGTCACCGGTGGATCGAATCCCTACGTCGGCATTCTCAGCTACATCGTCGCCCCGCTGTTCTTCGGCTTCGGCTCCCTGCTCGCCTTTGTGGGCTGGCTCTGGAGCTGGCGAAAACGTCGCGACCGCGGCGTCACGCTCACCTTCGATCTCTCGCGGCTCAAGGACCGACGGATCTTCGGAGCATTCATCGGCGCAGCCATGGTCTTCATGTTCGCCACCAGCATGGGCAGCTACCAGACCTACACCTACACCAGCTCCAACCAATTCTGCGGCGTGCTCTGCCACTCCGTCATGGAGCCGCAATACGACGCCTATCCCGACGATGTACACGCCATGCTCAATTGCGTGGACTGCCACGTCGGCGAAGGAGCGAAGGGAGCCTTCAAAGCGAAGTGGCACGGCATCTATAAGCTGTATTCACTCGTCTTCGACAAATACCCAAAACCGCTTCGAGCCGACCCTCACTACCTGCCGACCACCCAAGAGAGCTGCAACAAGTGCCACGAAGACGGGCCCGATTTCAAGGACGTCGCCAAAACCTACCACCACTACCTCAGCGACGACGAGAACACGCCTTTCTCCGTCACGCTCCGACTTAAGCTGGGACCGGAGAGATCAGGAAACTACGAAACGAACGGCATCCATTGGCACGCCAAGGACGACAACCAGATCGAGTTCACCACTGCCTTGGAAAATCCCGATGTCATCCCTTGGATCAAAGTCACCAAGTCCGACGGCAGCGTGACCGAATACACCTTCACCCCGGACGAGGACGCGGAAAACGTGCCCGACCTCAACCACGTCAGCGATCCTAAAACCATGGATTGCATCGACTGCCACAGCCGCCCCGCCCACGGCTTCAAAAAGCCAAACGACCTCGTCGAGCGAGCCCTCCATCGCGGCCAGCTTTCCAACCGGATTCCCGAGATCAAATACATCGTCGCTCGCGCCCTCGATCCCGACTACGAAACAAGCGAAGAAGCCCACGCGTCGATTACGAAGATGCTGCGCGACGAGCTGGAAGGCCCCGCTCCCGCAGTCGAGCAAGCCATCGATACCGTGAATGACTTCTACGCCAACAACGTCTTCCCGCATATGAACGCCGACTGGCGGGCCTATCCGGACTACATCGGACACAAGGACACGCTCGGCTGCTTCCGATGCCACGACGACAAGCACAGCACCTTCGACGGCTCCAAGACCCTTTCCGCGAAAAACTGCCACACCTGCCACGATGTCATTTCTCAAGGCGAACCGGGCAACATGACCTTCGCCAATTCGCCCGAAACCGAATTCGACCACCCAGACGGCTCCTACCTCGGCTTCACCTGCGCCGAATGCCACACCGGCGGACTGCAGCTCGAGTAG
- a CDS encoding TatD family hydrolase, whose product MSGIIDTHTHLESFARKGRLEEALSAAAEAGLSRLVTVGTDTDDWTLYAEMAETHSQVDYTVGIHPCSVDAGWEKSIPQIEPFWGRELKPVALGEIGLDRFHLPKDEAAAKTVFAAQVAAFEAQLEIARRLDCPVVIHSRGAFAESVEVIDRSGVDWTKVVFHCFSEGPGEMKQLLDRGGFGSFTGIITFKNAEAVRDAAKLQGLDRLMIETDAPYLAPMPHRGKPNEPAFLAHTAAYCAELFGVTGEELAEKTSTVAKAFYGLA is encoded by the coding sequence ATGTCGGGCATCATCGATACGCACACCCATCTGGAAAGTTTCGCTCGCAAGGGTCGATTGGAGGAGGCTCTGAGCGCTGCGGCGGAGGCCGGCTTGTCGCGTCTGGTGACGGTGGGCACGGATACGGACGACTGGACGCTCTACGCCGAGATGGCGGAAACTCATTCCCAGGTCGACTACACGGTGGGGATCCATCCCTGCTCGGTGGATGCGGGCTGGGAGAAATCGATCCCGCAAATCGAGCCGTTCTGGGGGCGGGAGCTAAAGCCGGTCGCGCTAGGCGAAATCGGTCTCGATCGCTTTCACCTTCCCAAGGACGAGGCTGCAGCGAAAACGGTTTTCGCTGCCCAAGTCGCCGCTTTCGAGGCTCAACTCGAGATCGCCAGACGTCTCGACTGCCCGGTGGTCATCCACTCGCGCGGAGCGTTCGCGGAGAGCGTGGAGGTGATCGACCGCAGCGGGGTGGACTGGACCAAGGTGGTTTTTCACTGCTTTTCCGAAGGTCCGGGCGAGATGAAGCAGCTGCTTGATCGCGGCGGCTTCGGGAGCTTCACCGGCATCATCACTTTCAAGAATGCGGAAGCCGTTCGCGACGCCGCCAAACTGCAGGGCCTGGATCGGCTGATGATCGAAACCGACGCTCCGTACCTCGCTCCCATGCCGCATCGTGGCAAACCCAACGAGCCCGCGTTCCTGGCGCATACCGCGGCGTATTGCGCGGAGCTGTTTGGGGTGACGGGAGAAGAGCTGGCGGAAAAGACGAGCACCGTTGCGAAGGCGTTTTACGGTCTCGCCTGA
- the trxB gene encoding thioredoxin-disulfide reductase, with translation MSSEIENVIIIGTGCSGLTAAIYTARANLEPLVLEGSLPGGQLTQTSEVENFPGFPEGVDGFMLMDNLRKQASKFGTRFAQAIIDSVDFSSSPYTLKAGDKEYKAKSVIISTGASPRLLDVPGEKEMYGGKGVTTCATCDGAFYRNMDVVVVGGGDTACEEALFLTRFASKVYLIHRRDELRASKVMADRTIEHEKIEMVWDTVVDEVVADEQGYATAVKVTNRKTGASSSIDAKGVFIAIGHIPNTEPFANAIDTDENGYFVPAAGSQVKTKLPGVYVAGDCADHVYRQAITAAGMGCQAAIEAERWLAEQ, from the coding sequence ATGTCTTCAGAAATCGAAAACGTCATCATTATCGGAACTGGCTGCTCCGGCCTCACCGCCGCCATCTACACCGCCAGAGCGAATTTGGAGCCCCTGGTGCTGGAGGGCAGCCTTCCAGGCGGACAGCTCACCCAGACCAGCGAAGTGGAAAACTTCCCTGGCTTTCCCGAGGGCGTGGACGGTTTCATGCTGATGGACAATCTGCGCAAGCAGGCCAGCAAGTTCGGCACGCGTTTCGCCCAGGCGATCATTGACAGCGTCGATTTCTCCTCCTCGCCCTACACTCTGAAAGCGGGCGACAAAGAGTACAAAGCCAAGTCGGTGATCATTTCCACCGGGGCCTCGCCGCGCCTGCTCGACGTGCCGGGCGAAAAGGAAATGTACGGCGGCAAGGGCGTCACCACCTGCGCCACCTGCGACGGGGCTTTCTACCGCAACATGGACGTGGTGGTCGTGGGCGGCGGCGACACCGCCTGCGAAGAAGCGCTCTTTCTGACGCGTTTCGCCTCCAAGGTCTACCTCATCCACCGCCGCGACGAGCTGCGCGCCTCCAAGGTCATGGCCGACCGCACCATCGAGCACGAGAAGATCGAAATGGTCTGGGACACGGTGGTCGATGAAGTGGTAGCCGACGAGCAAGGCTACGCCACCGCGGTTAAGGTCACCAACCGCAAGACGGGGGCATCCTCGTCCATCGACGCCAAGGGGGTGTTCATCGCCATCGGTCACATCCCCAACACCGAGCCTTTCGCCAACGCCATCGACACGGATGAAAACGGGTACTTCGTCCCGGCGGCCGGCAGCCAGGTGAAGACCAAGCTTCCCGGAGTCTACGTGGCCGGCGACTGCGCGGACCACGTGTACCGCCAGGCCATCACCGCCGCCGGCATGGGATGCCAAGCCGCCATCGAAGCGGAACGCTGGCTGGCTGAGCAATAG
- a CDS encoding dipeptidase has protein sequence MFDPVEKLKEYIACRSVSADSAFKEDMLKTRDFVADMFSGMGLSVEIVNTNKHPVVLAKREGDPEWPHVVIYGHYDVQPVDPIELWETQPFEAIVKGDRIYGRGAADNKGPQMAHVAAVGQLLEEHPDLPLRITFLIEGEEEIGSPSLLPLLVERKEIFSEADFVLLSDTLSPSPEQIAVTVGLRGIVELEFELTGPKSDLHSGLHGGAVYNPLQAISELCASLHTAENRVNIDGFYDDVTEVEQWERDELAALGFDEEQYKRTLKVDSLHPLDGYTAQEAIRYLPTLEFNGLWGGYQGEGSKTIVPSKASCKITCRLVGNQKPDVVGKLVAEAIKQRAPKGFQLKFRMGHAGVPYQVVPPDRPNTPSDQPELLAKAFRATEKAIEKSFGKRPLFLREGGSIPIIADVKRVTGLDSVMIGLFLPEDNLHAPNESMNLDVLKKGIQASKEILKEVAGV, from the coding sequence ATGTTCGATCCAGTTGAGAAGCTTAAGGAATACATTGCCTGCCGAAGCGTATCCGCGGACTCCGCGTTCAAGGAAGACATGTTGAAAACGCGAGACTTCGTGGCGGACATGTTCAGCGGAATGGGACTGAGTGTTGAGATTGTGAATACGAACAAGCACCCGGTGGTACTCGCCAAGCGCGAGGGCGACCCCGAGTGGCCGCATGTGGTGATCTATGGCCACTACGATGTTCAGCCGGTCGATCCGATCGAGCTTTGGGAGACCCAGCCCTTCGAAGCGATCGTCAAAGGCGACCGTATCTATGGTCGCGGAGCGGCGGACAACAAGGGACCGCAGATGGCTCACGTCGCGGCCGTCGGGCAACTGCTGGAGGAGCATCCCGATTTGCCGCTGCGGATTACTTTTCTGATCGAGGGCGAGGAGGAGATCGGAAGCCCCAGCTTGCTGCCCCTGCTGGTGGAGCGAAAGGAGATTTTCAGCGAGGCGGATTTCGTGCTGCTTTCCGATACCTTGAGCCCGAGTCCCGAGCAGATCGCGGTCACCGTGGGTTTGCGAGGAATCGTGGAGTTGGAGTTCGAATTGACCGGGCCGAAATCGGACCTGCACTCGGGCTTGCACGGCGGGGCGGTCTACAATCCGTTGCAAGCTATTTCGGAGCTATGCGCGTCGCTGCACACCGCGGAGAATCGTGTGAACATCGATGGGTTCTACGACGATGTGACTGAGGTGGAGCAGTGGGAACGCGACGAGCTGGCGGCGCTTGGTTTCGACGAGGAGCAGTACAAGCGGACCCTTAAGGTCGATAGCTTGCATCCGCTAGACGGATACACTGCCCAGGAAGCGATCCGCTATTTGCCGACGCTCGAATTCAATGGTCTCTGGGGTGGCTACCAGGGAGAAGGCAGCAAAACCATCGTGCCTTCTAAGGCCTCGTGCAAAATCACTTGTCGCCTTGTGGGCAACCAGAAGCCCGACGTCGTTGGCAAGCTGGTGGCGGAGGCGATCAAGCAGCGCGCTCCTAAAGGCTTTCAGCTCAAGTTTCGCATGGGCCATGCAGGTGTGCCCTATCAGGTGGTGCCGCCGGATCGACCCAATACGCCGAGCGATCAGCCGGAGTTGCTTGCCAAGGCGTTCAGAGCTACCGAGAAGGCGATCGAGAAGAGCTTCGGCAAGCGACCATTGTTTCTTCGCGAGGGCGGAAGCATCCCCATCATCGCGGATGTGAAGCGAGTGACGGGGCTGGACTCGGTGATGATCGGCCTGTTTCTGCCGGAAGACAATCTGCATGCCCCGAACGAAAGCATGAACCTGGATGTGTTGAAGAAAGGGATACAGGCGTCGAAGGAGATTTTGAAGGAAGTCGCTGGCGTCTGA